One Deltaproteobacteria bacterium DNA segment encodes these proteins:
- a CDS encoding prepilin-type N-terminal cleavage/methylation domain-containing protein: MVKRDSEAFTLIELLVAITILGALTAICDPGV, encoded by the coding sequence GTGGTAAAGAGGGATAGCGAAGCGTTTACGCTTATTGAGCTGCTGGTAGCTATAACCATCCTCGGCGCACTAACGGCGATTTGTGATCCCGGCGTTTAA